The genomic stretch AAATAAATTGCTtagaactagtttagatcccgcgcaatgaatgcacggtatttatagactttttatttttgtattacttaatcatgctaaaCTAACAgttcattaatttttcatatttcacgtttattatattttgaggaaaaaaattgaactttaaaattattcaagaaactaagtaaaattgaactgtaaaataataTTGGTATGATCTcattaattgtttatttttctcgttattatattttgattcgagcaaaaaataaattaaaactgaaaattaatccaaaaggattgagtaatgtgctgaaacacattttttaaaaattattttttataccacaacgctaatgattccaatttataaattctctcaaCTTTTTTTTTGTTCTGAAAGTAATCAAAACCAGTTATAGTTTTGTTTTATACATAGTATGAATAGTATAAGTCAAGtcattataaaataataatattaacaaaaaattTAATTGGTTATATTcttatattatttatactttaattaaaatataatagtttagtttttagtgaaaattatataatttgatgaaaagattaatttttatgaaaataattatataataaaatacattataattattaatttccttatttaataaatacaattaaattatcaattacttcCTTATTTAAAAACATGCTTTTTGGAGGGGAAATTTGtgagttcacctattcatttagtaaataggggatgtttTGTTAGATTTTaaagttgtttttttttatttcacaAAATTAGTAAAGTGCACAAAATATGTGAAGTTTTCCAGTGTCCCGGGATCCCATGTCTGTAAACATAATCCCGCCAGTGTTAGAACCTCCTTTATCCTACCATTTACGAGGGCCCTTGAAGGACGGTAATATTGGCTTTTTTTTTTACATGGTCATAGTCCTAATTCTTAAAGGTTGCGTTGTGACAACTCATTGATTTCTGCTTATTTAATGCCTATCAGCAATTTCCAAGGTTCCAAGCGGAAAATGTTGAGCAAAACAAACTCGTATTTGAACGAGTCAGTGAAATGGCAGCGAAAAAAGGATGCACCACAGCGCAGCTAGCCCTAGCATGGGTGCACCACCAAGGTGAGGATGTGTGCCCCATCCCTGGGACAACCAAGATCGAAAACTTCAATCAAAATATCGGAGCTTTATCGGTGAAGCTCACTCCTGAAGAGATGACAGAATTAGAATCCCTTGTGTCTTCAGATACTGTCAAGGGTGATCGCTATTCCAATGCAGCTCTTGCCATGACCTGGAAGAATATTGAAACTCCCCCTTTGTCGTCCTGGAGACCTGAATAGATACGAATCTCACTATCCTGCCCCTGTTCCTTCAGATAATATATTAACGCCTTAATAAAACTCGTATCACTTCTTACTCGGTTTATGTATCTCAGTAGTATATATATCTGATGTATGCTTTCCTGAACAAATTTTCTGTGTAATGTTTGTTACTTCACTCCATAGTGTGAGATGGTAGGAGAAAATGTAGATTTATAatgactagtttttttttttttttttttttttctcgggaCATGTGAAATTCAGTTCAGATActtgaataagacggttttaaaACAAAATAGTGGGCACATCTCTTTGCTTCGTAGTTCAGACGGAATAAGCATAGGTCACAGGTGAGAGCCGATCATCGCACAAGCTATACGGCACGCTCGATTTTCAAGTTAGATCATTGTAATTTGTAAGGTATGTTCTATTTAGCTTTTCCAGCTGAGTCACACAACTCATAAACTATCGAAGTATCGAACACATGTTTTAACCAACTGAGCCAATCGATTGGTCAAATGTACTACTATTACATTATCACTCCATTCCAATTATTTGTTTTGGTTTGATTAACATAGCCTCTCAATTTTTCGCACTGAATATAAAAGGTTAACAAATGACGAGACGGAAACTGTAGATGACTTCAGCCATTACGCAACCACTCTTTCCCCACTCCTCTTCACTTCACATTCCATAAAAAAAAGTCAACAAAACCCATTTTACCAACACACTATTTGACTAATCTCACCAACCCTTCATTACTTAAGACACACATAACATACTTTGAAATTTCACAACCAAACTTAGAAAGTTTATTCATCCACAAAAATGGCAACTTTAGTAAGAAGAATTAAGCTAGGATCACAGGGTTTAGAAGTATCGGCACAAGGGTTAGGATGTATGGGAATGTCTGCATTCTATGGCCCACCTAAGCCTGATGAAGACATGATTGCTCTTATTCACCATGCTGTTGATTCTGGTATCACCTTGCTTGATACTTCTGACATGTATGGACCTCACACCAATGAAGTTCTCCTTGGAAAGGTATGATCTTGGCAATAATTATTGTGTAATGTTTCTGTGAGACCGTATTATTCTATAATTTGCGATATTTTGGATGTGCCCAGTtcagttttgtgtagtttttggTTTGTTTTTAGTGCTGATTTATGATTTTGGAGAGACCCAATTCAATGTTTTGCTATTTTTAGTGCTGATTTTTGTTTTTTATGATCTTTTTTTGGGTATTTTTGGGTGATTTTGAGGTTCTTATGGAGTTGTGGATCTCTCCAGTGCCCCAAAATATTCAATGGACAGGATTTTTTTGTCCTTAGAAATCCTACGGTCAATATCACTCCTATTAAATTAAATGCTTCTTCCTCATTCATCATCAATGGTGATTACTGATAATGCTTCTTATGATGATGGATTGATGGGTTGTAAACATAGTATGTTTAGGTGCATCAGAAAGAAATTGTGATAACaattagtcttgctatagacgggtcacatatgcttaaagtggtgacattttttggcCCTACCATGcaacttgttgtttgtcttatgctaagtgggtggatatttggttcgtctatagctatagacggatatcacccgtctataatgagaattatAATTGAGCTGGTGAATGATGTTTTACATGTTTAAGGTGATATCAGCATGATTCATGATTGATGTTTTACATGTTTTTGGTGTGTGATCATTCAATGACGGTTCCAAagaatgattcatgtcagccgaccccaaattatttcgggattaaggctctgatgttgttgtcaTTTTTGTGTTTTATCTTTATAGATGTTATGGGCATTGTGATTTCAGTAGTGCTGTGTAGTTTAGTGATTTGCAAATGGGTCGTTGGTTAGCCGGGAAGATGTTGATGAGTAAAAGTTTCCACTTTTGTTCATGTTTGTTCTGAAATCTGAATTGTGAGCAGGCTTTGAAAGATGGGTGGAGGGAGAAAGTGGAATTGGCTTCGAAATTTGGGATCAACTTTATGGATGGAAAAAGAGAAATTCGGGGTGATCCGGAATATGTAAGAGCTGCATGTGAAGGAAGCTTGAAGCGACTTGGTGTCGACTGCATTGACCTCTACTATCAGCATCGTATTGATACTAAACTCCCCATTGAAGTCACGGTTGGTTCTTTCATCTTCTCATTCTTTGTATTAATTACATGCCTATAACTCTCTGTGGTTGAATGCCGGAAATGGGTTGTTTTATGTAGCTTATATGTGCCTAATTCTCCATTTTATATGTGCCGGAAATGGGTTGTTTCCCTCTGACCCAACTTACTATCCAAACAAAGTTTAGATGTCTATAGCATTTTCTTGGGTACTCATCAATATAAAAGGTAAATGTCGTTTGTAGACAGTCGTTTCCAACGTAGCTCTGACCCACTTCATTTGTATCATGTAATTTTAGATGGGAGAACTTAAAAAACTGGTAGAAGAGGGCAAAATCAAGTACATAGGTCTGTCAGAAGCATCAGCGTCAACCATCAGAAGAGCGCATGCAGTCCACCCCATTACAGCAGTACAGTTGGAATGGTCCTTGTGGACAAGGGATGCAGAGGAGGAAGTAATTCCTACTTGCAGGTAAACCGTCTCCTATGATTGATGACTTGAAGTGAAATACAAGAATTTTCGTTTGTCGGAGTTCTCACTTTTTTACTTATCTTCCATTTTAGGGAACTCGGGATTGGAATCGTGGCATATAGTCCTCTAGGAAGGGGATTTTTGTCTTCTGGACCCAAGATGGTGGAGAACTTTACAAAGGATGATTTTCGGCAGGTTTGACCTTTTGTGGATCTATGCTCCTTTCTTCTATTTGTCTGATCTCATAATGCATTGTTTTCTACCCGCGTGCTATGTTACTCCGACTTTTCGAATTCCCTCACGTACCCGTGTCCGACACTCGACACTCAGATAAGGGTATGACACTTCGACACCTCATTTTAAgccaaaatatgcatatttttcataaaatggCCAGGTCCGACACTTGGACACGCACCCGTGTCGGATCCTTCTAAATGAGTCTGAGCAACATAGTCCGCGTGAAAGCGAGAATTAACGTTACTAAAATATGTATCAATTTTGGGGTATCTCTCATGTAATGTACATTTTGACACCATATTGATCTACTCATTCCGCTCTCCAGTACATGCCAAGGTTCCAACCGGAGAACATAGAGCACAACAAACTCGTATTTGAGCGTGTCAGTGAAATCGCAACTAAAAAAGGATGCACCCCGGCACAGCTAGCCCTAGCATGGGTGCATCACCAAGGAGACGATGTGTGTCCTATCCCCGGAACCACCAAGATTGAGAACCTCAACCAGAACATCGGAGCCTTATCTGTGAAGTTAACCTCCGAAGAGATTGCTGAGCTCGAGTCCCTGGTCTCTGCCGATATTGTTAAGGGAGATCGCTATGGAGCGCTCTCTAGTACCTGGAAGAATTCCGAAACTCCACCTCTTTCCTCATGGAAGCCGGAATAGGCAACGAACCATATACGGAAtacttgttttaatttgtatttttgtattgaGAATGTATTTTGTTGTGTGTGTTTTGTGATTGAAAAACATTGTCCATGTTTTACTATTACTATTTTGAGATTTTTTTTAGTTCTTCGGGTTCATAATGAGCTACACGTACTACAATAATCAATGGAAGAAGAATTCGATGTATATTTTGACCCCTACACTAATACTCCGTAGTACTTTCTTTGACTCTTttaattctttatttatgttttatttAAAAGTATTTTAGTCAAATGTAAGGAACCAAAATAATCTATGGAAATAGTATTACTCCGGTCTCCGTATTAATTTGTTTGAATCGGAGATGAAGCTATTTCCTATGTGGAAGTATCATGACTCGATATCATTTGAAGCATGGTGAAGAAATGAGTTTTCACCACGAGAGAAAACTCTTCACTTACACATGCGTCCATGCTAATATGCTATAGTGAATATTCTAAAGTTTCTAGCCACGAAAAATTTTTGTCCTTCACCTAAATATTTATAAGGTTTTTTTTGTTACAAGTTATCTAAGATTTGTCTCACTTGCAAATATACTATCtatcattttattttttttgcaagaTACTAcctttaattttttaaattttattgaAAACTACCGAAATCCATTTTCCGGCCAAATTTTGGTCACACTCCAGCATTGACTTTGTTTACTCCTTTTATCAAGTGAGAACTGTCTTTTTTTCCCCTTTCATTCTGTTTTCCCTTGAAAAAATTCAACACGCTCTCTTCCCTCCTCATTCTTGTCCTGATTTAACCCCTTCTCATTCACAACCATCTTCTTCTCCTACCCCCTCCTTATCTTTCTTCTTATCTCCTTCATCTCCATTTCTGGTTTTGCGCAATGTCAAGTA from Silene latifolia isolate original U9 population chromosome 2, ASM4854445v1, whole genome shotgun sequence encodes the following:
- the LOC141642077 gene encoding putative aldo-keto reductase 4 — its product is MATLVRRIKLGSQGLEVSAQGLGCMGMSAFYGPPKPDEDMIALIHHAVDSGITLLDTSDMYGPHTNEVLLGKALKDGWREKVELASKFGINFMDGKREIRGDPEYVRAACEGSLKRLGVDCIDLYYQHRIDTKLPIEVTMGELKKLVEEGKIKYIGLSEASASTIRRAHAVHPITAVQLEWSLWTRDAEEEVIPTCRELGIGIVAYSPLGRGFLSSGPKMVENFTKDDFRQYMPRFQPENIEHNKLVFERVSEIATKKGCTPAQLALAWVHHQGDDVCPIPGTTKIENLNQNIGALSVKLTSEEIAELESLVSADIVKGDRYGALSSTWKNSETPPLSSWKPE